Genomic DNA from Prunus persica cultivar Lovell chromosome G1, Prunus_persica_NCBIv2, whole genome shotgun sequence:
ACCGCTGGGTGGCTTCATTTAAGGGTGACAATGCGATGCGAGATCCAAAGACATATAACATGCGCCTTTTACATAGATActcatgcatgcatgcttgCTTCGAAAcatttagagagagaaaaagaaaacaggcACACACACGTGGTGGAACCGGTAAAAACAAGAAGATTATCATATTTGGTGCCTGCCTCAGATTTTGAGGACCCATTTCTGATTTTGGGATTCTGCAACTCAGGTGAAGGTGAAGAAGAGGCTATCTATCCTGCAATATCATGTACCCCAACCAACGACCCAATTTTATGTACGGCACCAGAGATTCTTTCAAGTCAATACAAACTGGACCACCTATTAAATTTTTGAACGAACATCAAAACATCCCTTTTAAATTTGGGGTCATTCTCAATACAAAGGTCTGGgtatcaatttcatcaatttacaaCACCCccaatattttcaaatttgttcaattttattattccGTTAAGTTGACTGTGTGGTCAATCGTTAACTGCTAACGTGACCACTGTGAGACCCAacaatttaagttttttttacttaaaaaataatttaaaagtttagaaattaattatacaacctaacccaaaaaaaaaaaacataaaattgaataaaataaaataaaagcaaacccTATCTTGCCTCCACTTTCCCCAGCTTCACCAACCCTTACCGACCTCCATACCCACCGCCACCAATTCCTACCACAGCCTCCCCCAACACCAACAATAGCCGCAATCTTCTCATCAGTAGTAGCAGCGAAAACACCATCCCTCCCTCCTTCCTAGCCCAGCTCGTTGCTTCGTTCTCCTATCCCTCGATTGTAACCACCTAGCCAGCCCAGCCAGCCCAGCATCATAaggtgaagaaagaaaagtcgTTTAACAATAATGATCCTAGGCATCAAAGCTGAAGTGTTTAAGAGTTTGATTGTTGAAgggattgaaattgaaaagttgaagaattttatgaatttgagcATTTAAGACGAGAAGCTAAAAGGTTTGGTGATTTTTAGGACACGACtggtgttgaggcccaaaaaatccatgGTTGGGCTCAAATATATTTCTAACCCAGTACGACACTTAACTTGGGAAGAAATCCAACTTGGGTACGCAAAAGTTTGTCATTTGCGCTTGCACACCtgccacgccaagcaaataagcaacacgccatgctacaagcttaagtggtcCCAAGTCACGTGAATGCATGTGGCTTGCTGagcgggttgtggtatggatggttatGAGttttcatgaggcccattgatgagccgagaaatggaagttttgggctgcttgggagccccgaaactcaagcccatttcttgagcccaaatatgtgggtaaacataaaggagagaaaatatagaaaagatAACCTATCACTTTGGGAAGTTGGCCCATCCCTTTAGTGAACTAGCCCATTATCTTAAAGAATGGCCCAAGAAACCCAAGAAAACATTTGCAAATCTCCAGCACCTAGCTGAAAATAAAAGCCAAGATGAAAGTCAAAATATCCATGTGTGTAAGCTGCTGGGAGGCTCCAGTACATGGGAGGGAATAAGTTTTAAGCAAAAACATCCAAAAAACCAATGGATACTTGAGCAAAACACTCTTCAAACAAGGTGTACATACCCATTTctttccccccccccccccccccccttccCCATCAGATCTAGCCATAGAAGATGGGAGAAAATCAGGGAGAAAGATGGCTGAAAATGGGAGTTCTCCACTGAGGCAGTTGCGGGAAGAGCATTAAGTTCCTAAAAATCcttgattttgtgcaaattgGCACAGAGAATTTCATCAAATAGGATAAGTCAAATGAATAGaggagaaatgaaggaaaaagcttggccaaattgaatagaaaccattagggtttcttggaaaagaGTAGCTTCCAGCGCTATAAAAAGAGGCATTTCCTACCCATCATCTCAACCTACAtctagagagcaagcttcatctctCATATCTAAAACATCTGCAATTTCGAGCCTTAACCTTCCATCTCTCcctattttcccttttggtaaacttttcCAAAGTTTAACAGAGTTTTCGTCAAGCTACCGAAAACTACCCAGCACACCTACTATTTCATCACTAGCTTAAACAACCCcatccagagagcaagcttcctctctcacCTGCAAAACCCGGCAAATTCATGCTCTATTCATCATTTTCCCTCTTCTGACATACTGTTCTAAAACTTGACAGTCTCTGTCAAGCTGCCAGAAAAACACTTAAGCCACCCATTGCCCtcatctctctccccctcGCTCTCCTCAACGAATCCTCTTAGAATCCCTTCCCCCATGCCTTAAAAActctgtttctcataggaaatcgcagccatttctctctctcatgctaaactcatgaatgctcagctcccatgccacaaacTTCTCATGCTAAGCcaagaatttatctgtaagctgttgttattttggttggtgaaggtaaccaaggtgtttcctaagaCTTCACTATCATTTCAAAGCATTCTTGGGGCTTGATCTTTGAACTCAGGCACAGGGAATAATTTCATCAATTCGCTCTTTACGGTAGCCCAGCCCATTTGcagctgccggaagaaaaaAGCCCCTACAACTGGCACGGCTGAAATTGTGGCGGTTTGAGCCACAACCTTGCTACGACTATGGGCTATAGTTATGCAACTGAAGGCATTGGGCGAGAGCTTGATGCCATGGATATCTTAAAGCTCTTTTCCACCTCAAAATATGGTAGCCCTCTTTTCGTACCCAGCCACCCCGACAATTGCcacttttccctttcttttctttccttcatgcCGTTGCCAATGTTATGTTGTtaagttgaattttttatgGTTCTCCTCTCTGCCATTGTTTGCCTAATCAGAAAAGTTGCACTGCTTTCCCTTCCTGGGTATCTCTCTTTTGCTTTGAAAATCCCTTTGAAATTTGATTCTGGGATTGACTTCATGCAATGATTCTTTTTAGGGTTTTCTAAATCAATTAAGTTATGCTTTAAGAATTTTCTACCTTGAATTAAATTTGTGTGAAACAAAGTAAGAGAGAAATAGAGACAAAGAGAGTGGATTGTGGGGGCTAGGTCCTAGGTAGGAGGGTGGGTAAGGATGGAAGGTGGCTTGTCGGGGTGGGTTGGGCTGGGTATGGAGTGGCAGTGAGCACTGGCTGACCCATGAATTTTTTAGCCAATGTATAATTTTGAAAGGCTAAAAACTCTGTGGATTGAATATCTAAGGCTTTTTAACTTGATTGACCTTAAgtcccttcatgcattcatattatacatgaaaaattattttatgtaaaaatattgactaagtatgaaaaatggttttttggaataatcattttctaagataattttttgcggcttttattcctcacacatcaaataagaaaacttgattttatgggattttattatgaagtatatattgacttaataaGCCAtaatttttagcctaaatcgtattttgcactaaaaccgatttttcatattttgatttggtgggaaattaattttctagtaatttatttgaatccaaatggaggATACtcccttatttacattgtaaacttaagtaaatgaagtaatataaaaataaatgaatgtaAAAGGActaagacatttacttaatgctgaaaatggaaataaggtaatttTTACACCTAGAGCACCACCACCAATTGAGCAAATGGGCAATTCGAAGCACCTACAATGATTTTTCCGACAAGAGGAGTCACCTCCTTGATCCTTAATAGGTCCGCCACTGAAGGTGGGTAAGGGTTGGTGTGGCTGGGGAAAGTGGAGGTTTGGTAgggtttgcttttattttatttttgttcaattttatgtttttttggttatcccgtaaaattaatttctaaaattttaaatgattttttaaGTCAAAAAcactttaatttttgggttctaCGGTAGCCACGTTAGCAGTTAACGATTGACCACATGGTCAACTTAATGAAaggataaaattggacaagtttgaaaatatttaagtgtaaattgatgaaattaatATCTCATGGTCCATATTGAGAATGACCCCAAACTTAAAGGGAGTCTTTTGATGTtagacctaaatttttttcaaaagaaaaaagaaaaaaagcttcTTTTGCGATTGCTATTGATTGTCCACTGGAAACAATTTTCGGGCCAATTTTAACTGAGAAAACCTATGCGCCTTGCTAGGCCCAGGTTTGTTTTATTAGTTAGCTTTATTTGGGCCCAGCCATCTAAATCACAACCTTGACCCATCATCAGTTAATTGCTTTCTATTTATCTGCTTTGGCTTGGCATGTTAGGGGAAAACTGCCCAAACTGGTTGTTGAATAGATGGCCTTGACTTTGATTTCGGTGGTAGGATAGGAGAGACAATGAGTATGACTATGAGATTGATTGGTTCGGGTATACTTTACTACCActgaccaaaaaagaatattGCCCACGACAAGCACTCTCTGACACGCACTCTCTGTCACCACACCACACGACAAGTTTTTGGAGATACAATTAGATACAGCAAAATTTATAACCCAATTCAAATCTAGCgccaaattaataatttaatgtaAATGTATTAGTgacactttaaaaaaaagttatcatTTATATGTCCGTTACGTTTTATAATCGAAGGTCTTTTGATATAAGttcaattttgagtttgtattATGAATGCAGTTGATCTCTTTTTTGACATAGAATTGGGTCTAGCGACTCAATAGGCTAGCCAAGTATGCAAAGCCTTGGCCATTATTtttaacacatttatacataTTGCCATTGTCCAGTCAATTCTCTAAATTTTATTAGTTACTGCaatcaataaattaatatcatATTTCTACAATTAATCTCAATTTATCAAAACGCTTTCAACCAGTGAATACCTTATGGTGAAGTATATATGTCTTTGGGTGATTTGATTTACCTGCATTGCAGGTTTGTGTATACCTCATTCATAGGTAATTTCATATCATATATCGCCTCCATAAGTAATTAACATTCATATGTATACCCTCCTCTATAGATAAATAGCATTCATATGTATACCTCCTTCATAGGTAATTTACCTATCCATACCTAATTAATATTCATGTATATTCCTAGTCCATAGATAATTATAGCTCCTCCATAGGAttgtaagaagaaaaagaaggaagaagaaagaagaagatgaagaagaaagattataagaaatttaattttttaatttttgtattaGCGCATGTTTATgggattttcaaaattaaaatggatagacaagaaaatattttataaattccaATCAAAATTAACTAAAAGGTCAAATATAGTAATTATTGgcctaaaattaatttcttactCGTTTATGAATTGCAATCAGAATCAATAGTTGTATTAATTAGCTAATTATTATGATATAAATCAGTCTTTCCCGATTTAAATCATAAGGGCATAATTGGtacatgaaaataaatttaaaaagaaaaactatatataattaCATCATAAAGTTAGAAAAAGAATGTAATCCTATGTGGCATTGAAGTCAGAGGACTTGAATTACTAACAATACATTGTGTGGATTGCACCCAAATTCTATCATAAGAATTGAACTTAtaccaaattatttcaaaattataCTATGCAAAGTAtctgttgatttatttttaaagtattcCATTTATAAGTGTGGCAGTTTTATAACACAAATACAAAGTATGTTAAAATTagtgtatttttatttcttgataTAGTTTTGTCCATGAATTATGGGATTAGAGCACCTTCACCCCAAAtggcaagggcaagggcaagggcaaggcaaaggcaaaggcaaaggcaaaggcaaaggcaaaggcaaggcAATGTTTggcactattcacatgaatagtgacagcCTTGCATTTtttggttccaccccaaaaggtAAGGGCaatggcaattactattcatattaatttattttctattttttatacttaaaccattaattttgataagcttttcggataagattttcggttgccacatgtcaatatttattataaaattctcacCTAAACATTCAGATAACAATTtcgaattaaattttaaattaaatttttggataaaattttcgaTTGCCACGTgtgcatatttattataaaattcacatctcacTCATCATACCATTACCTACTCAatcatcatacaattgaaatacctacccactcatcatacaattgaaatattcTCGGTCCTCATAGTCCGACATAATCGAGTACAAGGACGACTCAATCATTGGTGGAGGCGGTTCCACCGGATCACGACGTGGGGAAGTATTTTCCTTCGAGGGATGTAACAGTGTCATTATTTCTGACACGGAATGCACTACTGGAACCGACTGCGGGCATTGTTCACTTGAAGAGCCATGTGTAatggttttcctcttttttgttttgccttgaataatctattttaaaaaaatgaaattggaaatgcaagaaatatataaataaataaaaatatattaaattgaataaaatgacaatttttttaatggcaatttttttttttttacctcgtTGCCAAGATTTTGACCTCTTCGAATATTTATCCACGACCCTTCGACTTTGATGGAAGAGgccatttgaatttttgtagtaaaaaatttggtgtggaaagtgaaaaatattggaataagatgaatttgtatgaatatttggtgtggaaagtgaataatattggtaggtatttatagaaaaaatttctagaattttttgatatttttttagccaaaaattggacagccgttggattgggCAAGATTTTTTGATCAGAGGCTCCAAGAGAAGCCATGTGGCTTGTAGCCATTGGGTTATGTAGGCTGGTGGGTTAGTGCTGACATCAGCAgctgattttcaaatttttatacGGTTGGCGCGTGTATTCCATGCACaaacagcaaaaaaaaattgaaaaacagcCGCTGACGTCAGCAGCCTTTAGGCAACAACCCAATCTAGAATTGCTCGTGGGCTTGCCAGGTTGGTGGGTCTCATGCCTTGCTCGAGCTGCCTTTTGCGCGCTGGAGGTCCAAAATGGACCTGGGGGGGCCTGTTGCAATGGTTGGGTGCGCTGCACTTGCTCTTATGTTTCTTGATTCTGGTAGCATATAAATATAggtgtacttttatttttatgcatATAAgtgatttaaaaataaagggaTGTTAATCCTTGTTTAGTTCACATAAAATGTGAGTCAATCAAATACCAGTGAGAGTGTGAGAGGGATGAGAGTTTAGCAGGACTGGTTCTGAGATTTTGAGAGTCATGTGCGAAATTTCAACTAGAGCTCTCACATAGtctaatatgaaaatattaaataaaaaatttgccaGAACTTaatatcataaaataattttttttataactaaaattcatTAATTAGCATGCAATAACAATCACAAAtcagattcaatttttttataataaagttaaatattagtatgtatggtaaaaaaataagagctcaagagaaaaaagaatgacatgaatttttgttttgattttgttttgagagaaagaaagtacttttttatttatttttttatttatatataatgttgTTAATTTAGGTGGatctccccttttttttttttcttttcacgtgcttatacttttaaaaaaaaactattttaaattttattgttataatgaaaaaagaagaaaaatataaatagaaTAACATCACTAAGACTCAAACTTGGGCCTTGTACCAAGTGATGTGCCACCAAATACacttttataatattaatatataatataaagtaaaaaaagttTGGACAGTGGCGCCACTTGCACCATTCCAGAACAGAACGGGCACTAAAGTTGACCAGGTAAAACAAAACGAGAAATGAATCAACTACCACGCACGTGCACCAACCGTTAGGAAAGCACGTGATGGCCCGGAAGCTGAGCTGAAACAGAAAAAGCGGGTGTGAGGGGGTGTTAGGCTGCGAATTGTTAGCTGGGGTCGTAGGAAACTCCAACTAGTCAGTCCCCCCATTGGTAAGTATTTATAAGGTTAACATTTGGGAAAGTTGAGCATCCACTTTTGTTCGTTTTGTCATATATAAATTGAATAAGCAAGCAGTACATACTTGATTTGATTCAAATATGGGGCCAGAGTCTGAATCTGTTTGTGTGACGGGCGCTTCCGGTTTCATCGGCTCATGGCTCGTCATGAGACTCTTAGAGCGCGGTTACACTGTTCGAGCCACCGTGCGGGATCCTAGTCCGTCTTCCCTTCCCCacaatttattatgttttcagTTTGTTTTATTAATAGTACTTTAATGATTCgtgattaatatttttttgtaacaGCGAATCAGAAGAAGGTGAAGCATCTGCTGGAGTTGCCAAAGGCCGAGACGCACTTGACGCTGTGGAAGGCTGACCTGGCGGACGAGGGAAGCTTTGATGAAGCCATTCAAGGCTGCACCGGAGTGTTCCATGTCGCCACTCCTATGGATTTTGAGTCCAAAGACCCCGAGGTATGCATTAGCCTTATTTCTTATGTCTCATCATAATTTCGATTAAAAATGGAGGATGTCGGCGGCGGCAGACCAAGTCTTTTCTTagcatttttctttcatttgtttCAGACAGAACAGTGGTCAGTGGTCAATGGTTATATTATATACTTTAAATTTACTATTTTGTGTTTGAAGGAGCACATCATACACTTTGAAAAACAATAACAGGAATGCCGATTAGAAAATTCATTAGGACAAGTTTGGTGCTTTGGTTGAGCAGAAGAACAGtagattttgtttgtttgttttgggcTTTCTACCGTGTActaaaatgaagagaaaattaaacaaagtaAAAACATGTTGTGGTTTTGGCAGAACGAAGTGATCAAGCCAACAATAAATGGGGTGCTAGACATCCTCAAGGCATGCCTCAAGGCAAAAACAGTTCGAAGGCTGGTGTTTACATCCTCAGCAGGAACCGTGAATGTCGAAGAGCACCAGAAGTCATACTATGACGAAACCGACTGGAGCGATGTTGAATTTTGCCGCTCTGTCAAAATGACTGGTTGGGTAAGCAATTAAACACGTGAATATAATTACATCCATATACACTGTTTAACTTCAAAAACATGTTAATCAAATTGTTAAATTCTGGATTTGATGTAATGGTGTCTTCTCCTCAGATGTACTTCGCCTCCAAGACTCTAGCTGAGCAAGCTGCATGGAAGTTTgccaaagaaaacaacattgaTTTCATTACCATTATCCCAACTCTTGTGATTGGCCCATTTCTCATGCCATCCATGCCACCAAGCCTCATCACCGGACTTTCCCCACTCACTGgtacccccaaaaaaaatttatattttgcaattttttttaattatcagTGTTCATGAATTAACcaaatattacttaattattaCAGGAAATACATCTCATTATTCGATTATAAAGCGAGGGCAGTTCGTTCACTTGGACGACCTCTGCCTCTCTCACATATACTTGTACGAGCACCCTAAAGCTGAGGGCCGCTACATTTGTTCTTCCCATGATGCTACAATTTACGACATTGCAAAATTGCTGAGAGAAAAATACCCCGAGTACAATATTCCCACAAAGTAATTAACTAAACCCTTCAACATCAATTGATTAATTATtgttaattacatatataattgAATTTACCTAAATGGAGAGTTGGACCAATTGGTTTGCACGTGCAGGTTCGATAACATTGAGGAGAACTTGACCAATatccatttttcttcaaagaagTTGACGGACCACGGGTTTGAGTTCAAATACAGCTTGGAGGACATGTTCGTAGGGGCTGTTGATACCTGCAGAGCAAGGGGTTTGATCCCAATTCCTGCTGAGAAACATGAGGCTGACGACAACACCGTCGTCGATGTCAAAGTCTCCGGTTAAGGAAAAAATATTGATCAATAATTGAGGTTCACATTTTGTGTCATGGATTAGCGTCTGTTgggttctttttttgttggtggTGTTTTTCCGGTTGGCTGTTAAAAGGCTTCAAATAAAATTCTGTTGGGTTGTGTATGAGAATGTGGCTATGCAGAAAAGTTAATCTGCAATTAACTATGATCCAATCTGgctatatattaattaaaaagtatcCTACTCATTATCCAGAATGAAATGATATTGAGGATATTTTGTATTCAGTTGCTTGGTTGAACGAGCATGAAATGTTTGCCTTGCTTTTTTTGTAACCAAATTTGTgtatgatttgatttgatttgtggGACCAAAGGTACTTTGTGTAAATGTACGAGCCAAACGAACGTCTACTGCTATATACACCCGGGGCAAAACTAAAATTGCCATAAATACTGCCCCCGTCTCTGGCTCTGTACTTCCGAAACACAAAGCATTCATAAGAAGATTTAGATTTACTATTGATAGTtattcatctatatatataaagcaaaaggtagagaatggtaaaacattcaaaataccagaaaatgcccttagttaatgcaaacattaagaattcaaattattaattaaatgaggataatatggtaaattcacactttttcatatttaaaaaaattaaaagaaaaagaaaagcagataatggatcctatttttatggaacacaactacccattatctttttttaattctaaaataaatttacttattttttttaaaaaacctctctCAAGCgtggaagcgcgtgcagagagacTAGTTTTGTCTTATAGGAAGTATTTTTGTTCATCAGTTTAATTAaatgtttacttttattactttttttcaaaacttgacatatatttattgatataaTTATGGTTAactctttaattttaaatcttttaaaatatttaaaaacaaaaaataaagtaaaatactattatctatatatataaagcaaaaggcagagaatggtgaaacattcaaaataccagaaaatatccttggttaatgcaaacattaagaactaaacttattaattaaatgaggataatatggtaaattcacactttttataaaaaaattaaaattaaataaaaaataatagatcctatttttatggaacactttTTAAgtctaaaatttaaaatttttttaaaaaaatgcctctcgcaagcgcggaagcgcatgcagagaggctagttaaaaataaaaataaaacctctctctccttctctctccctgAGGCCCTATCTCTACCAGCCACAACCCTCCAACGAAGTCTGCTCCCAAGCTTCTCCCCAGTCTAACACGCCCCCAACCACAAGTTCCACAACCACTACCCCAACACCCCAGCAACAGCAAAACCTCCAATGTAAAAGTAGAGGCAAGCAGGTGAAGTGACTGATAGTCATTGTGGAACTTGTACAAGCTTTGACTTCTTTTCTTATCGATCAATTGGATTTAGAACTTTTGTTTAGGTGTGACGTGAGCACAAAAGTTTCTAGAATTATTCAGAGTtctttagaaagaaaaagaagggaaaaaagccaaaaatctAATGAAAGTGATTCATCTTCCACTTTCATTATTAAACCCGTTCCAATTCCCTGAATTTATTCTTTAAtcctttgtatttgttttcagTCACCCAAAATTCTTACAACCAGATCAATTCCCATTTTGAAGATCAAGAGATATGGAGGTTGTTCTTGGGAGCAAACTTCATTAGGTGGGGCGGGCGTGGCTGAGAGTAAAAAAGGTGAGTGTGGAGGGAATGGTGGCTAGGGTTGCTGAGGGGGGGGCTGTATGGGGGGATGGGTCGGCAAGGAGGTACAGCgaaggagagagagttttttaaattaatattatttactttattttttgtttttaaatatttttaaatatttaaaattaaaaagttaatTATGGTTATACTAATAAACATGTGTTAGAAATAACAAATTAAGAGAGATTCCAAATTTGTCCCAAAAATTCTAGTTccctttctcccaaaaaacactCGTAGAGCATTTTCCACTTTGAGGGGGGAGGAAGTCATTGTTCTTCCCCCCtctcccctcttctcttcctcctttcacctcTTCTCCTATTTTCAGAGACAAAGGGTTTTCTCTATTTGCCttcgttttgttatgattttcatctaaCCATTATAGGCGGCTGCGGCTCAGCGTCGGATCTTCACCTACATTTCGGCGTCGGATCttcaccaccatcttttttgcaatttctttatgtttggaataagttgcagagattctttgggttctctatgtagttttcacctctccttttgtgagagtttttcatctctcatttgtgagagcttttcatctaTCGTTtatgagagtttttcatctctcctttgtgagagttttatttgtattcttatggcttggttttttcaagctttatcttttttttattattctaagtttgcaatcttagttgggatgcctatgctA
This window encodes:
- the LOC18788884 gene encoding bifunctional dihydroflavonol 4-reductase/flavanone 4-reductase, which translates into the protein MGPESESVCVTGASGFIGSWLVMRLLERGYTVRATVRDPTNQKKVKHLLELPKAETHLTLWKADLADEGSFDEAIQGCTGVFHVATPMDFESKDPENEVIKPTINGVLDILKACLKAKTVRRLVFTSSAGTVNVEEHQKSYYDETDWSDVEFCRSVKMTGWMYFASKTLAEQAAWKFAKENNIDFITIIPTLVIGPFLMPSMPPSLITGLSPLTGNTSHYSIIKRGQFVHLDDLCLSHIYLYEHPKAEGRYICSSHDATIYDIAKLLREKYPEYNIPTKFDNIEENLTNIHFSSKKLTDHGFEFKYSLEDMFVGAVDTCRARGLIPIPAEKHEADDNTVVDVKVSG